In one window of Cellulophaga sp. HaHa_2_95 DNA:
- the nadE gene encoding NAD(+) synthase, which produces MQTEKVINHIVDWLKDYATKANMKGFVIGISGGIDSAITSTLCARTGLDLLCLEMPIHQAANQVGRAERHIAWLQENFSNVKKQEVNLTPVFDSLIAAMPGVENEEERFMSLANTRARLRMTCLYYFAALESYLVAGTGNKVEDFGVGFYTKYGDGGVDLSPIADLLKTEVWEIAKALGVNEEIINAAPTDGLWGDDRTDEDQIGASYPELEWAMEMVDKGKTVDDFSGRQKEVFSIYKRFNTANRHKMVPIPVCEIPKTLK; this is translated from the coding sequence ATGCAAACTGAAAAAGTAATAAATCACATCGTAGACTGGTTAAAAGATTATGCAACAAAAGCTAATATGAAAGGATTTGTCATTGGCATATCTGGCGGAATAGATTCTGCTATAACTTCTACCTTATGTGCAAGAACAGGATTAGATTTACTTTGCTTAGAAATGCCCATTCACCAAGCAGCAAACCAAGTAGGTAGAGCAGAAAGGCATATCGCATGGTTACAAGAGAATTTTAGTAATGTAAAAAAACAAGAAGTAAACCTCACCCCTGTATTTGACAGTTTAATAGCTGCAATGCCAGGAGTAGAAAACGAAGAAGAACGTTTTATGTCTTTAGCAAATACGCGCGCTAGATTACGAATGACCTGCTTATACTATTTTGCAGCCCTTGAATCTTACTTGGTAGCGGGCACCGGAAATAAGGTGGAAGACTTCGGCGTAGGATTTTACACCAAGTATGGAGATGGCGGGGTAGACTTGAGTCCGATTGCCGATTTATTAAAAACTGAAGTTTGGGAAATTGCTAAAGCTTTAGGTGTTAATGAAGAAATTATCAATGCCGCTCCCACTGACGGACTCTGGGGAGATGACCGTACTGATGAAGACCAAATTGGAGCTTCGTACCCTGAACTAGAATGGGCCATGGAAATGGTGGATAAAGGCAAAACAGTGGATGATTTTTCAGGACGTCAAAAAGAGGTATTTAGCATTTACAAAAGGTTTAATACCGCTAACAGACATAAAATGGTTCCCATCCCCGTTTGTGAGATTCCTAAGACATTAAAATAA
- a CDS encoding response regulator transcription factor, which yields MIKVLIADNHPVVRAGIKFVLDTASDFEVIADVATTTELFEKLETISPDVVMLEMDIPEINGIATLRKVKAEYPDVKVLIYSGQSEDVYALSTIRAGAYGYLSKTADLDYIISAVRKVSKGDMFITNELAQRLAFDEGTKKPRRFFRKLSTREVEVLKMLASGKRNKDVAIGLNLNEKTVSTYKARLMRKLNVDNLVDLLQQAKALELY from the coding sequence ATGATTAAAGTATTAATTGCTGATAACCATCCAGTTGTAAGAGCAGGTATCAAGTTTGTTTTAGATACAGCATCAGATTTTGAGGTTATTGCAGATGTCGCAACGACAACCGAATTGTTTGAAAAATTAGAGACAATTAGCCCAGATGTAGTAATGCTAGAGATGGACATACCTGAGATTAACGGTATTGCTACTTTAAGAAAAGTTAAGGCTGAGTATCCTGATGTCAAAGTTCTTATCTATAGTGGCCAATCTGAAGATGTGTATGCATTAAGCACCATCAGAGCAGGTGCCTATGGTTATTTATCTAAGACCGCTGATTTAGACTATATTATTTCTGCTGTAAGAAAAGTAAGTAAAGGTGATATGTTCATTACAAATGAACTTGCACAAAGACTTGCCTTTGATGAGGGCACAAAAAAGCCAAGAAGATTTTTCAGAAAACTATCTACAAGAGAAGTTGAAGTTTTAAAAATGTTGGCTAGTGGTAAACGCAACAAAGACGTTGCTATTGGTTTAAACTTAAATGAAAAAACAGTAAGTACCTACAAAGCACGTTTAATGCGTAAGCTTAACGTAGACAACTTAGTAGATTTATTACAACAAGCAAAAGCCTTAGAATTATATTAA
- the dnaG gene encoding DNA primase, translating to MISKSTIDKVYETARLEEVIGDYVQLKKSGSNFKGLSPFTDERSPSFMVSPVKQIWKDFSSGKGGNVVAFLMEHEHFTYPEAIKHLAKKYNIEIEETEQSNEQKEQANERESMYLVSEYAQKYFTDILWNTELGKAIGLSYFKERGFTDETIKKFALGYCLDNWDSFTNAALEKGYQIKYLSDTGLTIVKEDVANPANSRKFDRFKARVMFPIQSLSGRVLGFGGRILTNDKKAAKYLNSPESDIYHKSKVLYGIYHAKQAIAKEDNCYLVEGYTDVIQFHQRGIENVVASSGTALTPEQIRLINRLTKNITVLFDGDAAGLRASLRGIDLILEQGMNVKVCSFPEGEDPDSFAKNNSLEEVLEYLNTNSKDFIQFKASLLMQDAESDPVKRADTVRDIVHSISKIPDRIQKEIYIQECAQIMNISEAVLFNTLAQIDKKDVSDTQKKAKVEKKEQVFNVVKNEEVGQKVDVQFELERKIIEILLLYGNSPQEFEDLILKENEKGDLELEPEKIEAKVYEKIFLDLQDDEIELSNEKFKNIYGKLIQELNENEKFSINTFIAPLDQEMVSEISSILMEEEKYVLHDWARKEIYPKEKEVTIAQLTNETILTLRCFLIKRRINALQNETTKAENDHREILEEIMNYIHLNTLLNKKLNRVLS from the coding sequence TTGATATCAAAATCCACGATTGATAAAGTGTATGAAACTGCTCGTTTAGAGGAGGTTATTGGCGATTATGTGCAGCTCAAAAAATCTGGGTCTAACTTTAAAGGGTTGAGTCCGTTTACAGATGAGAGGTCTCCTAGTTTTATGGTAAGCCCTGTAAAACAAATATGGAAAGATTTTAGTAGTGGTAAAGGAGGAAATGTAGTTGCCTTTTTAATGGAGCATGAACATTTTACCTATCCAGAGGCTATTAAACACTTAGCTAAAAAGTATAATATAGAGATAGAAGAGACAGAGCAAAGTAATGAGCAGAAGGAACAGGCCAATGAAAGAGAGAGTATGTACTTGGTTTCAGAATACGCGCAGAAATACTTTACAGATATACTTTGGAATACTGAATTAGGAAAGGCGATAGGTCTTTCTTATTTTAAAGAGCGTGGTTTTACAGATGAGACCATCAAAAAATTTGCCTTAGGATATTGTTTAGATAATTGGGATTCTTTTACCAATGCAGCATTAGAAAAAGGATATCAAATAAAGTATTTGTCAGATACGGGGCTAACCATTGTAAAAGAAGATGTGGCTAATCCGGCAAATTCTCGAAAATTTGACCGTTTTAAGGCGCGTGTCATGTTTCCTATTCAATCCTTAAGTGGTCGTGTACTAGGTTTTGGCGGACGTATTTTAACTAATGATAAGAAAGCAGCCAAATACTTAAACTCTCCAGAGAGTGATATTTACCACAAGAGCAAGGTGTTGTATGGTATTTACCATGCAAAACAAGCTATCGCCAAAGAAGATAATTGTTATTTGGTAGAAGGCTATACAGATGTTATTCAGTTTCACCAACGCGGAATAGAGAATGTGGTAGCGTCTAGTGGAACCGCATTAACTCCAGAGCAAATTCGATTAATTAATAGGCTAACTAAAAATATTACGGTTTTATTTGATGGTGATGCTGCAGGACTACGAGCTTCCTTACGGGGAATTGATTTAATTCTAGAGCAAGGAATGAATGTAAAAGTCTGTTCTTTTCCTGAGGGTGAGGATCCAGACAGTTTTGCGAAAAATAATAGTTTAGAGGAGGTTTTAGAGTATTTAAATACTAATTCAAAAGACTTTATACAGTTCAAGGCTTCTTTGTTGATGCAAGATGCAGAGAGTGATCCTGTGAAGAGAGCAGATACCGTACGTGACATTGTACATAGTATCTCAAAAATTCCGGATCGTATTCAAAAAGAAATATACATTCAAGAGTGTGCTCAGATTATGAACATCTCTGAAGCGGTACTTTTTAATACGTTAGCTCAAATTGATAAAAAAGATGTTTCTGACACGCAAAAGAAAGCGAAAGTAGAAAAGAAAGAGCAAGTTTTTAATGTAGTAAAAAACGAAGAAGTTGGACAGAAGGTGGATGTTCAATTTGAATTAGAACGAAAAATCATTGAAATATTGTTGTTGTATGGGAACTCTCCGCAAGAGTTTGAAGATCTTATTTTAAAAGAAAACGAAAAAGGAGATTTAGAACTTGAGCCAGAAAAAATTGAAGCAAAAGTTTACGAGAAAATATTTCTAGACCTACAGGATGATGAGATAGAATTGAGTAATGAGAAGTTTAAAAATATCTACGGAAAATTAATTCAAGAGCTCAATGAGAATGAGAAATTTAGTATCAATACTTTTATAGCACCGCTAGATCAGGAAATGGTGTCTGAGATATCTTCTATTTTAATGGAGGAAGAAAAGTATGTTTTACATGATTGGGCACGTAAAGAGATTTATCCGAAGGAAAAAGAAGTAACTATAGCGCAATTAACGAATGAAACGATACTTACCTTGCGTTGCTTTTTAATTAAGCGTAGAATTAATGCCTTGCAGAATGAAACCACAAAGGCTGAAAATGATCATAGAGAAATTCTTGAAGAGATTATGAATTACATTCACTTGAATACGCTCTTGAATAAGAAACTAAATAGAGTATTGTCTTAA
- a CDS encoding SIMPL domain-containing protein (The SIMPL domain is named for its presence in mouse protein SIMPL (signalling molecule that associates with mouse pelle-like kinase). Bacterial member BP26, from Brucella, was shown to assemble into a channel-like structure, while YggE from E. coli has been associated with resistance to oxidative stress.) — MKKYIIQTFILLFTMTAMAQTTPPSISVNGTTTYSIKPTFNAKMILSLNNVYYDAPGMTFPELKESYFAALKKHGIDLKALKEDKFAYELLRYEKEGTYFEFETNSIETLEKFISIKAFGVSQSDSSFEYTLTDDEIATYAKAAYDNAKAKAEAIAKKIDRKVGKAIYIHDSSSNKMSESLYYGADFSKRDYQITVSFELL, encoded by the coding sequence ATGAAAAAATATATTATTCAAACCTTTATTTTACTATTCACTATGACTGCAATGGCTCAAACGACTCCACCAAGTATAAGTGTTAATGGAACAACGACATATTCCATTAAGCCGACATTTAATGCTAAAATGATTCTTAGCTTAAATAACGTGTATTACGATGCCCCTGGGATGACTTTTCCAGAATTAAAAGAAAGCTACTTCGCTGCTTTAAAAAAGCACGGTATTGACCTTAAAGCATTGAAAGAAGATAAGTTTGCTTATGAACTCTTACGCTACGAAAAAGAAGGTACATACTTTGAATTTGAAACCAATTCTATAGAAACGCTTGAAAAATTTATTTCTATAAAAGCATTTGGGGTATCACAATCTGATTCTAGCTTTGAGTACACCTTAACAGATGATGAAATTGCAACGTATGCAAAGGCAGCTTATGACAATGCGAAAGCAAAGGCAGAGGCTATTGCAAAGAAAATAGATCGTAAAGTGGGCAAAGCAATATATATCCACGATAGTTCATCCAATAAAATGTCAGAGTCACTTTATTATGGCGCTGATTTCTCAAAAAGAGACTACCAAATAACGGTTTCTTTTGAATTGCTATAA
- a CDS encoding zinc-ribbon domain-containing protein, whose protein sequence is MILFFGTRTGKTIQRELKTSSCTFCQQRNTLYFSESSTYFHLFWIKLFKIATTKTIACSHCKKVYYENEFSAEMQQEINLN, encoded by the coding sequence ATGATTCTATTTTTTGGAACAAGAACAGGAAAAACAATTCAAAGAGAATTAAAAACAAGCTCTTGTACCTTCTGCCAACAGAGAAACACACTATACTTTTCTGAAAGCAGTACTTATTTTCATCTGTTTTGGATAAAACTTTTTAAGATAGCAACCACAAAAACAATAGCTTGCTCGCACTGCAAAAAAGTGTATTACGAAAATGAATTCTCAGCAGAAATGCAGCAAGAAATTAATTTAAATTAA
- a CDS encoding RNA polymerase sigma factor has protein sequence MKIISFYTNEKLLIKKAVAGNAQAQKHIYEKNAPKMLSVCRQYIKDTAFAEDVMVTGFVKVFKYLDTFKFEGSFEGWIRRIMIRESITYLRKKQFVVFDDDVFERNSASQISFSSEVDAEQIQLLIDKLPEGYKMVFILYAVEGYKHSEIADMLNISESTSKSQLFKARRTLQEQMKEQKIVSYGTN, from the coding sequence TTGAAGATTATTTCTTTTTATACGAACGAAAAACTTCTGATCAAAAAAGCTGTAGCGGGTAATGCACAAGCTCAGAAGCATATTTATGAAAAGAATGCACCTAAAATGCTTAGTGTATGTCGGCAATATATAAAAGATACTGCCTTTGCTGAAGACGTTATGGTAACAGGTTTTGTAAAAGTATTTAAGTATTTGGACACGTTTAAATTTGAAGGTAGTTTTGAGGGGTGGATTCGTAGAATCATGATTAGAGAATCAATTACCTATCTACGTAAAAAACAATTTGTAGTGTTTGATGATGATGTTTTTGAACGGAATTCAGCATCTCAAATTTCTTTCTCTTCAGAAGTAGACGCAGAGCAAATACAATTGCTGATAGATAAACTTCCAGAGGGATATAAAATGGTTTTTATACTTTATGCAGTAGAAGGTTATAAGCATAGTGAAATTGCGGATATGCTGAATATTTCTGAAAGCACCTCAAAATCGCAATTATTTAAAGCAAGAAGAACGCTCCAAGAGCAAATGAAGGAACAAAAAATAGTAAGTTATGGCACCAATTAA
- a CDS encoding polyprenyl synthetase family protein produces MKVVDQIKEPIITEMELFEKKFYESMTSKVALLNRITHYIVNRKGKQMRPMFVFLTSKLINNGEVNERTYRGASVIELIHTATLVHDDVVDESNKRRGFFSINALWKNKIAVLVGDYLLSKGLLLSIDNGDFDLLKIISVAVREMSEGELLQIEKARRLDITEAVYYEIIRQKTATLIAACCSLGACSVKPDSEEVEVFRKFGEYCGMAFQIKDDLFDYGDAAIGKPTGIDIKEQKMTLPLIYVLNNCSKKEKKWVINSIKNHNKDKKRVKEVINFVKDKGGLDYAVTKMLEFKDQALAILETYPDSDYKNSLQLMVNYVVDRKI; encoded by the coding sequence GTGAAAGTTGTTGACCAAATAAAAGAACCCATCATTACGGAAATGGAACTTTTTGAAAAGAAGTTCTATGAATCTATGACCTCTAAGGTTGCTCTTCTAAATAGAATTACCCACTACATTGTAAATAGAAAAGGAAAACAAATGCGGCCTATGTTCGTTTTTCTTACCTCTAAATTAATTAACAATGGGGAAGTAAACGAGCGAACGTATCGCGGAGCCTCAGTTATTGAACTCATCCACACCGCTACTTTAGTACATGATGATGTAGTCGACGAAAGTAATAAACGTCGGGGCTTTTTTTCAATCAATGCTCTTTGGAAGAACAAGATAGCCGTTTTGGTTGGTGATTATCTTTTGTCAAAAGGTTTATTACTCTCTATAGATAATGGCGATTTTGATTTGCTTAAAATTATCTCTGTAGCAGTACGAGAAATGAGCGAAGGAGAATTGCTTCAAATAGAGAAAGCAAGACGCTTAGATATCACCGAAGCAGTCTATTATGAAATCATCCGGCAAAAGACAGCGACCTTAATTGCAGCATGTTGTAGTTTGGGGGCCTGTTCCGTAAAACCCGACTCTGAAGAGGTAGAAGTTTTTAGAAAGTTTGGGGAGTACTGCGGAATGGCGTTTCAAATAAAAGATGATTTGTTTGATTATGGTGATGCTGCTATTGGTAAACCTACGGGTATTGATATTAAAGAGCAGAAGATGACACTTCCTTTAATTTATGTACTGAATAACTGCTCTAAAAAGGAGAAGAAGTGGGTTATCAATTCCATAAAAAACCACAATAAGGATAAAAAACGCGTAAAAGAGGTTATCAATTTTGTGAAAGATAAGGGAGGCCTTGATTATGCGGTAACAAAAATGCTGGAGTTTAAAGATCAGGCATTGGCAATACTGGAGACTTATCCGGATTCTGATTATAAAAATTCACTGCAACTCATGGTGAATTACGTAGTAGATAGAAAAATATAA
- a CDS encoding Lipl32 family lipoprotein encodes MKKKFIVSLAILLVGGLSATQAQKLKKFGSSVEKKVGPKTIKVPYTDVISYLGYAESGNEDEVKDNKKFYYIYVWVPLAAPELGVRMVSPTDGKTKGATASKEYTDNAGSKDFFDTYITLERSDIISSDGLTDSSAKGANWVTLASNDDSSEMPKQPSGSSYNSLLRYKSEISNPTKAITAGLYRVGFTTYKTGEVKGTFMAEVAAPIKLPGVVMAKTIEELNAKIAAE; translated from the coding sequence ATGAAGAAAAAATTTATTGTATCGTTAGCTATTTTATTAGTTGGAGGTTTAAGTGCTACACAAGCTCAAAAATTAAAAAAATTCGGTAGCTCTGTTGAGAAAAAAGTTGGGCCAAAAACTATTAAAGTTCCTTATACCGATGTCATTTCGTATTTAGGATATGCTGAATCTGGCAATGAAGATGAAGTTAAAGACAACAAGAAGTTTTATTACATCTATGTATGGGTACCTTTAGCTGCTCCAGAATTGGGAGTACGTATGGTTTCACCTACAGATGGAAAAACAAAAGGTGCTACAGCATCTAAAGAGTATACTGATAATGCTGGCTCTAAAGATTTCTTTGACACATATATTACCTTAGAGCGTTCTGATATTATTTCTAGTGACGGACTTACGGATAGCAGTGCAAAAGGAGCTAATTGGGTTACTTTAGCTAGTAATGATGACAGTTCTGAGATGCCTAAGCAACCAAGTGGAAGTAGCTACAACTCTCTTCTAAGATATAAGAGTGAAATAAGCAACCCTACAAAGGCAATTACTGCTGGATTGTACAGAGTTGGATTCACGACCTACAAAACAGGTGAAGTAAAAGGTACGTTTATGGCTGAAGTTGCTGCTCCAATTAAATTACCAGGAGTAGTTATGGCTAAAACAATTGAAGAATTAAATGCTAAGATTGCAGCAGAATAA
- the rlmN gene encoding 23S rRNA (adenine(2503)-C(2))-methyltransferase RlmN, whose protein sequence is MDTIKKKDIRALTKEQLREFFVTNGDKAFRGNQVYEWLWQKGAHSFEAMTNVSKETRDMLENNFVINHIKVDVMQRSNDGTIKNAVRLHDDLIVESVLIPTKTRSTACVSSQVGCSLDCKFCATARLKRMRNLNPDEIYDQVVAIDNESRLYFNRPLSNIVFMGMGEPLMNYNNVLKAIDKITSPEGLGMSPKRIVVSTSGVPKMIRKMADDEVKFKLAVSLHSAIDEIRTSIMPFNANFTLTDLRQSLQYWYAKTKSRITYEYVIWKGINDSQKDVDALVDFCKFAPSKVNLIEYNPIDDGEFQQASNAAIDMYVNTLEQHNIAVTVRRSRGKDIDAACGQLANKA, encoded by the coding sequence GTGGATACAATCAAAAAGAAAGACATACGTGCCTTAACCAAAGAACAATTACGAGAATTCTTTGTTACAAATGGCGATAAAGCCTTCAGGGGAAATCAGGTGTATGAATGGCTTTGGCAGAAAGGGGCACACTCTTTTGAAGCAATGACTAATGTTTCTAAGGAAACTAGAGACATGCTAGAGAATAATTTTGTGATCAACCACATTAAGGTAGATGTCATGCAGCGAAGTAATGATGGTACCATAAAAAATGCGGTACGTTTACATGATGATTTAATTGTAGAATCTGTATTGATCCCTACAAAAACTAGAAGTACTGCTTGTGTATCCAGCCAGGTTGGTTGTAGTTTAGATTGTAAGTTCTGTGCTACGGCACGCTTAAAACGCATGCGAAACCTAAACCCTGATGAGATTTATGATCAGGTCGTAGCTATAGACAATGAAAGTAGGTTGTACTTTAATCGCCCACTGAGTAATATTGTTTTTATGGGCATGGGAGAGCCTTTAATGAACTATAATAATGTTCTGAAAGCCATAGATAAGATAACATCTCCGGAAGGATTGGGGATGTCTCCAAAGCGTATTGTGGTTTCTACATCGGGTGTGCCTAAGATGATTCGTAAAATGGCAGACGATGAGGTTAAATTTAAACTAGCAGTCTCTTTGCATTCGGCCATAGATGAGATTAGAACTTCTATCATGCCTTTTAATGCTAATTTTACATTAACAGATTTAAGACAGTCCTTACAATATTGGTATGCAAAAACAAAAAGTAGAATTACTTATGAGTATGTAATTTGGAAAGGAATTAATGATAGCCAGAAAGATGTCGATGCTTTAGTAGATTTTTGTAAGTTCGCTCCGTCTAAAGTAAATTTAATAGAATATAATCCCATTGATGATGGGGAGTTTCAGCAAGCTTCAAATGCCGCTATAGATATGTATGTGAATACGTTAGAGCAGCATAATATAGCTGTTACGGTTCGTAGGTCTCGCGGAAAAGATATTGATGCCGCTTGCGGTCAGTTAGCTAATAAAGCATAA
- the queA gene encoding tRNA preQ1(34) S-adenosylmethionine ribosyltransferase-isomerase QueA, whose product MKLSGFNFELPEELLAEYPAENRDESKLMVIHRETGKIEHKMFKDMIDYFDEGDVMVLNNTKVFPARLYGNKEKTGARIEVFLLRELNEEQRLWDVLVDPARKIRIGNKLYFGDDDTLVAEVIDNTTSRGRTLRFLYDGSYTDFRRKLKELGDTPLPKYIKRETEAEDAERYQTIYAKHEGAVAAPTAGLHFSKHLLKRLEIKGVDFAELTLHVGLGTFNPVEVEDLSKHKMDSEELIIDEKTTEIVNSAKKNKKRICAIGTTVMRGLESGVSSQHTLNTFEGWTNKFIFPPYDFSIANCMVTNFHLPKSTLLMMVSAFMGHDLMKKAYKEAILEGYKFYSYGDAMLII is encoded by the coding sequence ATGAAATTATCCGGATTTAATTTTGAATTACCAGAGGAGCTATTAGCAGAATACCCTGCAGAAAATAGAGACGAATCCAAGTTGATGGTAATTCATAGAGAAACAGGTAAAATTGAACATAAAATGTTCAAGGATATGATAGATTACTTCGATGAAGGTGATGTCATGGTATTAAATAACACCAAAGTTTTTCCTGCGAGACTGTACGGAAACAAAGAAAAAACGGGTGCGCGTATTGAAGTGTTTTTATTAAGAGAATTAAACGAAGAACAACGTCTTTGGGATGTTTTAGTAGATCCTGCACGTAAAATTCGTATTGGTAATAAATTGTATTTCGGGGATGATGATACTTTAGTAGCAGAAGTTATTGATAATACAACCTCTAGAGGTAGAACACTTCGTTTTTTATATGACGGTTCTTACACAGATTTTAGAAGAAAACTAAAAGAGCTTGGAGATACACCTTTACCAAAATATATCAAGAGAGAAACAGAAGCAGAAGATGCGGAGCGTTACCAAACTATTTATGCAAAGCATGAAGGAGCGGTAGCAGCACCAACAGCAGGCTTACACTTTTCTAAACATTTATTAAAACGTTTAGAGATTAAAGGTGTAGATTTTGCAGAACTAACATTACATGTTGGTTTAGGTACTTTTAACCCAGTAGAGGTTGAAGATTTATCTAAGCACAAAATGGATAGCGAAGAATTGATTATTGACGAGAAAACTACGGAAATAGTGAATAGCGCTAAGAAGAATAAAAAACGTATTTGTGCCATAGGTACTACGGTAATGAGAGGTTTGGAAAGTGGAGTTTCTTCGCAACATACGCTAAATACTTTTGAAGGTTGGACTAATAAATTTATTTTCCCTCCTTATGATTTTAGTATAGCAAACTGTATGGTAACTAATTTTCACTTACCAAAATCTACCTTATTGATGATGGTATCTGCTTTTATGGGCCATGATTTAATGAAAAAAGCATATAAAGAAGCTATTTTAGAAGGATACAAATTCTATTCTTATGGCGATGCAATGTTAATCATATAA
- a CDS encoding 3-phosphoshikimate 1-carboxyvinyltransferase, which yields MKLHLTLPESNHIIRNIKVTGSKSESNRILLLQALYSNIDIENISNSDDAQVMAKGLAIENGEVDIHHAGTAMRFLTAYFATQEGKDVVLTGSQRMTERPIGVLVDALKELGAEISYVNNEGYPPLKITGKKIIKNKVTLPANISSQYISALLLNAAKLENGLELALVGKITSVPYIKMTLALLTQLGIENSFEGNSIKVFSKKAVDKQTLIVESDWSSASYFYSIAALSEIGSKIGLSSYKEESLQGDSVLAEIYKKFGVDTVFINNKIELHKVKEPQIELLEWDLSNAPDIAQTIAVTCFGLQMPCYLTGLHTLKIKETDRLEALDVELSKLGAAITVTDKTLTLKATTAMNADVAIDTYNDHRMAMAFAPLALKTTIFINNAEVVSKSFPDFWSDMATLGIGVQEQ from the coding sequence TTGAAATTACATTTAACACTTCCGGAGAGTAATCATATTATTAGAAATATTAAAGTTACAGGCTCTAAGAGTGAGTCCAACCGTATATTATTATTACAAGCTTTATATTCAAATATTGATATAGAAAACATTTCTAATTCTGATGATGCCCAAGTTATGGCTAAAGGATTAGCTATAGAAAATGGGGAGGTAGATATTCACCATGCAGGTACGGCCATGCGATTTTTAACTGCTTATTTTGCAACGCAAGAAGGGAAGGATGTTGTTTTAACTGGTTCTCAGCGTATGACGGAACGGCCTATAGGCGTTTTGGTAGATGCTTTAAAAGAATTAGGAGCGGAAATTAGTTATGTGAATAACGAGGGGTATCCTCCTCTAAAAATCACTGGAAAAAAAATTATTAAGAATAAAGTGACTCTGCCTGCTAATATAAGTAGTCAATATATTTCAGCTTTATTGTTAAATGCCGCCAAATTAGAAAATGGGTTGGAATTAGCATTGGTAGGTAAGATAACGTCGGTTCCTTATATAAAAATGACATTAGCACTTTTAACTCAATTGGGAATTGAGAATTCTTTTGAGGGAAATAGTATTAAAGTGTTTTCGAAAAAAGCAGTAGATAAGCAGACTTTAATCGTGGAGTCCGATTGGAGTTCTGCATCTTATTTTTATAGTATTGCAGCCTTGTCAGAGATAGGATCTAAGATTGGCTTATCCTCATACAAGGAAGAAAGTCTTCAAGGAGATAGTGTCTTAGCAGAAATCTACAAGAAATTTGGAGTAGATACCGTATTTATAAACAATAAAATTGAACTTCATAAAGTAAAAGAACCACAAATTGAATTGTTAGAGTGGGATTTGTCTAATGCGCCAGATATTGCACAAACAATTGCGGTGACGTGTTTTGGTCTACAAATGCCTTGTTACTTAACGGGTTTACACACGTTGAAGATTAAGGAAACCGATAGGTTAGAAGCCTTAGATGTAGAGCTTTCTAAATTAGGAGCGGCCATTACTGTGACCGATAAGACCCTAACGTTAAAAGCGACAACAGCGATGAATGCAGATGTAGCTATTGATACCTATAATGATCATAGGATGGCTATGGCCTTTGCACCTTTAGCGTTAAAAACTACTATTTTCATAAATAATGCAGAAGTAGTTTCTAAATCTTTTCCTGATTTCTGGAGTGATATGGCTACTTTAGGAATAGGTGTACAGGAGCAATAA
- a CDS encoding nucleotide pyrophosphohydrolase yields the protein MNISDSQKAVDTWIKEHGVRYFNELTNMAQLTEEVGEVARIIARRYGEQSEKESDKNKDLGEELADVVFVVLCLANQTGIDLQQAFDKKLDLKTKRDHDRHHNNRKLK from the coding sequence ATGAATATTTCAGATTCACAAAAAGCGGTAGATACTTGGATTAAAGAACATGGGGTTCGTTATTTTAATGAGCTTACCAATATGGCGCAATTAACAGAAGAAGTTGGAGAGGTTGCTCGTATAATTGCTCGTAGATACGGAGAACAGAGTGAAAAAGAATCTGATAAAAATAAAGATCTAGGAGAAGAATTAGCAGATGTAGTCTTCGTTGTATTATGTTTAGCAAACCAAACTGGGATAGATTTGCAACAAGCTTTTGATAAAAAGTTAGATTTGAAAACAAAACGTGATCACGACAGACATCATAACAATAGAAAATTGAAATAG